aagagcttcatatttgaaattatatagtatcttttaaaaatgaaCTTATGTCTATAATCTAGATCAAGACTCAACCTTAGATTAGTCTTCttttttggtatatatattttcttaatctatcaAAAATGTTGTGATATTAGAGTTGTTTACTCTTCGATCAGTATACACCCgtgattttctttttcttttgatgtgTCGCCAAATGTTGTAGTTGTAgtccaaaataatttttttaagtaaatatgacattgaaaatgaaaaaaaaaacaaaaagaaaattaacataAGAGAAGAACTTAAAAACTACAAGAGATATTGGCAACAATTATCTACAAAAGTAAGGTTgttatcccttatatactaaagcgcaagtcgcACGATGAATCAGAAATTGCCAcgtggaaaaataaaaaaaaaacaaaaaaaataattgccacatggaaaattttctaaaagcaataaaaaaaatccgtttaaagaaaatattaaatgcaaaaaaataaaaaaaataaaactgttTCGTTTCTTAAACTATttctgtttgtttttaatataaaataaaaatctacatCAAATAAAATCCCTTTTATTTCTCACACTACACCATCACGATCTTTGGAACGGTTAATCTTTCTGAGATTTTACTCACTATggaataaattcaaatttatctTTACGTACATTCATTGCAGTTTCTTAAATTCTCATGATTCCActtactctctctctaagtcTGAAGAAATTGCaatttttaactaaatagaTGGATTGGTTTTTGACGAGAGTACAATTCTGGATGGACATAGTCTCTGGCTAAGCAGTTGAACAACAATAGTTTTCTAAGTTCTTTTCAAAGAATACTTAAAACCCCGAATTTCTTTGGCGAAGGTTACAGAAAAGTTGACGATGAAAGTTGAAACCCATGTTAGTAAGACTTCGTCACTCATACCATAATTtgtgtaatgtttttttttttcctaaactGGTAATTTGTGTAATGTTAATTTGTTCATGAACCTTTTTTCTTCTATGCTCTCACCtacttatagttttttttttttttatcaaacatctACTTATAGTTTCTATTTCATTTCTTTTGTTGTTCTAGATATTGGAAAATCTACGTATTTTGATACAGTATCGTGATACCAAAGGTAAACCTAACCAATCAGGTTAATAACATTTGAAAAGTGGAATAAATTAATTCAGAATTTACtgaaatatgtttatttttttgtggtGGTGACAATTCAAATAATGAAAGTACAAAGCTCATCTTAATGCACACTTAGTTACGAGTAACAAGGCCCCTGATAAATTTGAGAAGCACCAGAAGAAAAATGTAATGTggttcttattaaaaaaaagaagtaatctGGTGTAAAATATGTGACTTAAAAACTCAGGtggagaagaaacaaaagaagggCCTATATCTGCTATCCAATCAAGATCTTAACCTCAGGTTCGTCTTCCATATTCATAATCTTATAAAACGTGGCTATATTAATTTGGTATACTTTTGAATCAATATAtccttttgtgtttttttctcaAATGTAATGTTAGCAATTTTTTatagcaaaaataaaaaattcttagtAAATATATCACTGAAAATGAAGAAAGACAAAAAACATAAGAGGTGAACAGAAAGACTACAAGAGGTAATGAAATCAATaatctgaaaaaaatattaactttcaaaataacattttttgacattaataacatatttattgtaaattatatatattatataattttaatattagtaaataatAATGCCCGGTGCGTAGCACGGGAGACCATActagtctatattattaaaactgaagtatttttttgtactgtttgaaaacatggatatgagtataaatgaaaattgtttggaaacatggataacaatataattactttcttttatttacacatttatcTATTGCAtttacaataaattaattacttttttttatttacagattctaccattgcatttaaaatcaatttaaattaattaattacaattccGAAGCTTATCTAACCAAATCGATATTCATATATTGaccattattaatattgtaCGAATATTAACTAAATAACATGTATTAAAGGGAgataacatttttctatattacatcaaattgcataaagttataaaatttataatataatattatgtacacataaaaaaatattatcaaacatctatattataaaataatatattctactgtatatgtaaattacaaaacataaaaaatatacatgagattttttataaaatcagcATTTTATGAGTTTACATTGAACACAAGTTAAATCAAATATTCGTACGGGGGCgcatgatcaagttctagttttAGCTATATTCAGAGATTGATTTCCCATAATTTTGATatccaattattttttttgatgattttggaaaaaaaatcactattttaCCTGCACTTTGTGTCCAATATTGGACTGGTGCAAGATATAAACatcaaatatcattttttaagtttagcACTAATAACTTTAAAAATGCCATATTTCATTGTaaattctatattttacataatttaacatatatatcgACAACTATAACAATGTCCGTGCACGGGAAATAATAGTTAAattgttataagataaactttgaaatgatcctccactcctttaccaacttaAGCACTATGATCATTTATCTACTCaccaagcactatgatcacccactcatttaccaaatcaagcaccatctttgttattttatgtattgttgctcactataaataccatcactcatctaactcttttgtacaccaaaaaacaagaagaagagtttataaacaaaaaatcattacaTCTCATCTCTATTCTCCCTCTTCATAGTAAATATTCTCTCTTGCATATTTATCGTATATCTTCTTTCTACGGGGAAAATATttcgcccttatttaaatttttcgatactataaattataatttatttcataacacgttatcagcacgatcgttctgcaattcggtaaaatttattgtatcatatataccctgctataatggtcggtataccgcctgtattattatttatattatgttataatggccggaataccgcatatattatttattaatattttaattaatttattggtcagccgagccgccttatattctatttattgttaacTGCACGGCCAAGCcgcctttattttctgtttgttgttaacTGGACGGTCGAGCCGCcattattttctgtttgttgttaactggtcggctgagccgccttatattttgtttattgctaattggtcggccgagccgccgtataatttattattatgcaTTGACCAGCTGAGCCATCGCATAATttattatcataacaaaaaatgtttattcaccatattttttatttctatcaaaattttatgaaatttaatagatttgattgatcgtttaatacgatattttcagactgatttttggtgcactcgatttaacaccaacggtcacaaagaaattttttcaaaaatttcccctttctccaacggtcatgaacagtgattttcatctatatatacaactcattttcactccatttcatcatccaaaacatttcattttctctcaaaaatttcaaatcgctctcctccgatttttcatttcaagaaagatgattcgcgcacttttgtttttatgtgccatttttatttgtgtttctatttatggtttattcgttggagaatttactccaagtgaatttaagatgaatatcggtttaattttatttacatcgcttctccttgtaattgcttgtatgattaatgtaaacggtttttaaattatgaagttctaataaaattattattttgtgttttagaaatacaaatggcaaacgtcgagaaactccagttcccggctctgaaaataaccggcgaaaattatgtcagatgggtcacaaatgtgaaaccttatcttgtaataaaaaaaataaccgaAGCGATaaaagtcggtaacaaatcgccacccgagcatatagccgaagcgataatcttcctgaagaagcatttagatgagaatctaactcacgactatggggacgttgaggacccagccgtactatggcaagccttgaaagacagattcgataatcagaaggaaatcaatctccctcacgctcttgaagagtggaaaaccctgaggtttcaggatttccaaagggttagagattacaattccactatcttgaggatagttgcacaattaaaatattgtggtaaccctgtcaccgaagcagaaatgcttgacaagacatacaatactttccacaaagaacacaacgtcttatcccgaatttacagaaaatgtgggtacaccaaattttctgaattgatggtaacactcatgttggctgaaaagaacgatgagttactaatcaaaaaccataattcccgacctacgggagccaaggcatttcccgaagtgaatgctacggcggtagaatattcgggaaggagaaaccataccaaccgaggtcgtggtcggcgtttcaacaacaaacgtggaaagccttactatcctaaaagtattagatctaacaaatgggttagatctgaacaacctcataaaggcaaagaaaccgaagaggataccacaaagaaaagtgagactgtatgttacagatgtggatgtaaaggacattggtcccgtacctgtcgtactcccccacatttgtgcaagttatatcaagaatccataaaaggaaaggctaaagaggtgaacctcacggaaaacgttgaagggacctcataccttgaatcctctgaTTTCGCAAATGAGTTGGACTAGAATACTCTTGAAGAGTACGAAAATGTTTCTAATAAGACTGCTGAATAGTCCTCAtttgtaatgtataataattatgttttcaaagaataatgttgttttaacaacaatatatgtataattatttttgtgttttctttatataataaatgaataaatttcacgtttcacttttatttaatgtttatgataatttcatAAATGGATCAGAATactaatggagcaaaatccaagaaacggattcgtgaaatatgcataccagatagtggaacaatgcacactattctgagacaaaagagatatttctctgatataaaaccggcaagaattgtcgtcaatacaatatcaggtcctgcagacgtgattgaaggaaccggtaaagcaaactttactttgccgaatggaacaaaattttccataaataatgctttatactctccgagttctaaaaggaatttgttgagttttaaagacatatatcttcacggatatgatactcagtctgcaactgaggatggaaagaaatacatgtatgtaatttctgaaaaaatgtggcagaaaacacatattggaaaagtttccagaacttccttcgggattacatcatacttatatcgatgagatcgaatcaaatcttgtagtaaaacggaacccagaagagttcacgttacggcatgatcgccttggccacccagacactacaatgatgcgtaaaatcataaaaagttcacatggtcatccattgaaaatccaggagatttctcaagggaataaaatgacatgtgttgcatgttctctaggaaaattgatcgtaaggccatcgccaaccaaaatcgataaagaatcaccaaagttccttgaaagaattcaaggtgatatatgtggaccgatacatccaccatgtggaccattccactattttatggtattaattgacgcatccagtagatggtcacacgtttgtctattatcatctcgaaatgtggcatttgcgagatttctaactcagataatcaaactgcgagcacagtttcctgattatactattaaaagagttagactagacaacgctggtgaattcacatcccaagcattcaatgactattgtatggtaatgggaattgaagttgaacattcggttgctcatgttcatacgcaaaatggtttggctgaatctttaattaagcgtctgcaattgattgcaagaccattgatcatgagatcaaaacttccaacctctgtatggggacatgccattttgcatgcagaagcactcattcggatcagaccgagtgcataccataagtattccccactacagttagcgtttggtcgagaaccaaacatttcccactttagaatctttggttgtgcggtatatgtgcctgtagcaccaccacaacgaacaaagatgggaccacaaagaaggttgggaatatatgttggttgtgattctccatcaattataagatacctagaaccacagactggtgacgtctttacagcacgttttgctgattgtcattttgacgaaaatgtattcccagttctagggggagaaaacaaaaatgttggaagtgatataaaatggagtgtaccatcattgttatatcttgatcctcctactaaagagtcagaactagaagttcgacgaattatgcatttacagagtatagctaaccagctacctgatgcatttgcagataccaagacggtaactaaatctcatataccagctgcaaatgctcctgctcgtatcaaaatgccaaatgaacaagaaaaggaggatgacacacgagagccaaaaacacgcctgaagcgtggtagacctgctggttctaaggataagaatcctaggaaacagaagaaagctgaaatatatgatgcacccaaaatagcagaaaatattttggaagaaataaatgataaggactctgatgaatcagagcatcatgaatcgaaagataatcatgagatttctattaattacatccataataaaaggatatggaatagaaatgaacaaaatgaccttgatgatgctttctcatatatcgtgtcaagtgaggtaaatgaagataccgatgatccagaaccgaaatccatatatgaatgtcaaaagagacatgattggaataaatggaaagaagcaatacaaatcgaacttgattcgcttaacaaacgaaaagtgtttggatctattgtactcacacctgaagatgtgagaccagttgggtacagatggattttcgttcgaaaacgaaatgagaaaaatgagattacaaggtataaagctcgccttgtagcccaaggattttctcaaagacctggtattgattatgaggaaacatattctcctgtaatggatgcgatcacatttagattcctgatgagtctagccgctgataaaaatcttgagatgcgtctcatggatgttgttacagcttatctatacggatcattagatactaatatctacatgaaaatcctgatggatttaaaatgccagaagcattaagttccaaacctaaagagttatgtgcaataaaattgcaaagatcattatatgggttaaaacaatctggacgtatgtggtacaatcgtctcagtgaacatttaacaaaagaaggatatgtgaatgatcctatatgcccatgtgttttcatcaagaaaacaacatccggatttgtgataatcgcggtatatgttgatgatctaaatattattggaactcaaaaagaaatacaaaaggcatcagactatctcaaaggagaatttgagatgaaagatcttggacagacacagtattgtcttggcctacaaatagaacattcacaaaatggtatatttgtgcatcaatccacatacactaaaagagtgttgaaacgatttaacatggataaatcaactcctcttagcaccccgatggtcgttagatcacttaacattgaaagtgatccatttcgaccacctgaggaaaaagaagagatacttggtccggaagtaccatatctaagtgcaattggagcgttgatgtaccttgcaaattgtacacggcctgatatatcattcactgttaatcttctagcaagatttagctcatctccaacacgaagacattggaatggaattaaacatgtctttcgttacctacaagggactattgatttaggcttattttaccctaaagattcaaatggtcaaatggttggttttgcagatgcaggatatctttcagatctacacaaagcccgatcgcaaacaggatatgtttttacgatcggaggcactgctatatcttggcgttctcagaaacaaacgcttgtggctacctcttcaaatcatgctgaga
This Brassica napus cultivar Da-Ae chromosome C6, Da-Ae, whole genome shotgun sequence DNA region includes the following protein-coding sequences:
- the LOC111203427 gene encoding uncharacterized protein LOC111203427, which encodes MANVEKLQFPALKITGENYVRWVTNVKPYLVIKKITEAIKVGNKSPPEHIAEAIIFLKKHLDENLTHDYGDVEDPAVLWQALKDRFDNQKEINLPHALEEWKTLRFQDFQRVRDYNSTILRIVAQLKYCGNPVTEAEMLDKTYNTFHKEHNVLSRIYRKCGYTKFSELMVTLMLAEKNDELLIKNHNSRPTGAKAFPEVNATAVEYSGRRNHTNRGRGRRFNNKRGKPYYPKSIRSNKWVRSEQPHKGKETEEDTTKKSETVCYRCGCKGHWSRTCRTPPHLCKLYQESIKGKAKEVNLTENVEGTSYLESSDFANELD